In Treponema primitia ZAS-2, a genomic segment contains:
- a CDS encoding carboxypeptidase-like regulatory domain-containing protein has product MVPEEDPYQEIDLNAEAGLQGKATVRANISGVVVEAGTFKPIKGALVTLGGSSKITGDNGEYEFSSVVPNEAGTAGSTQYWLHVTAKGYRTTQPVQIANINPKEYTAADPQGILDNLNEFFGVLESLGLPTPKGGAGDSWTYTPTGDGIVYADGTQIAWDEAFGSYVKTLNAGYTFGIGQTYTALIPDEKINITGNLKVVFRTQANAAYTLAEALVPNNSAPIRKDAVITLTYVDADALDPIGGAGTVTNTVQAQIIVDEETKESTGKFIFKDVPVSAGFDYTSITVSYISQKKGTGADAETYLFGGPTSPDTPWTFVHGNTAVELSDYLDTYDGLITDIDLGDIFLYASSTGVGLTVTQNGEVAAPIAKRGAIKLAFDKAIITNDFEIAAIVDPTTPNDSPNSTSTSVAGAGAAVFDYKWTDTKTVEITPKLGYIWPYSIDGSKPVVTFTITRGHAVDGTDIRNAVVAPGTLEQTISYPVYTFQRITLESITEITSVIAPGSRFAYRVDQGKGLKLHFSKAISTAPAQVAVQVGSTNVDYTISGNDLNVYIDREFSVASNLEYTVRSYLDPYDDWIDNPTPVDTIVTNNAPVLQHITQYIGGSQITLPPDTTYRFIDPRANKQIILTFDVPLTSGSAKLTYKNQLTAPLATVSDDGRRLIITYDHPLVFDTAAAGAAGYQLTYTATANGITIAPVTLNLDTTIGSLVPSIGDVTEDFFAGAYTVSSGTITASTGTTETMTVNLNGVLAATFGAFEKDLVTWYRSTAYGDGTFRVADSGPFTVVKGITTGSVINTVQPVATINDIGAAGPDGSHGNAEGDIVIIAFPRDDGYVQILRATSVGNTTNFTY; this is encoded by the coding sequence GTGGTTCCTGAGGAAGATCCTTACCAGGAAATAGACCTGAATGCCGAAGCTGGCCTGCAGGGTAAAGCCACTGTCCGGGCTAATATTTCCGGCGTTGTAGTTGAAGCCGGAACCTTTAAACCCATTAAAGGCGCTCTGGTAACCCTTGGCGGCAGCTCCAAAATAACCGGTGATAATGGCGAATATGAATTCTCGTCAGTTGTTCCGAATGAAGCCGGCACCGCTGGTAGTACCCAGTATTGGTTGCATGTCACGGCGAAAGGGTATCGGACTACGCAGCCTGTCCAGATAGCGAATATCAACCCGAAAGAATACACCGCTGCGGATCCCCAGGGGATACTTGATAATTTAAATGAATTTTTTGGCGTTCTTGAATCCCTTGGATTACCCACCCCTAAAGGCGGTGCCGGTGATTCTTGGACCTATACGCCAACCGGCGACGGTATCGTCTATGCCGATGGAACCCAGATTGCCTGGGACGAAGCATTCGGCTCCTATGTAAAGACCCTTAATGCCGGCTACACCTTCGGCATTGGCCAAACGTATACTGCCCTGATACCCGATGAGAAAATCAATATCACCGGCAATCTCAAGGTTGTGTTTAGAACTCAGGCCAACGCTGCCTATACCCTGGCAGAAGCGCTAGTGCCGAATAACTCCGCGCCCATCAGGAAGGACGCCGTAATAACTCTTACGTACGTTGATGCGGATGCTTTAGATCCTATTGGTGGTGCTGGTACTGTTACTAACACTGTCCAGGCCCAAATTATAGTAGACGAAGAAACCAAGGAATCTACCGGAAAGTTTATCTTTAAAGATGTACCCGTATCGGCGGGTTTCGATTACACTAGCATCACTGTTTCGTACATTTCCCAGAAAAAGGGAACAGGAGCTGACGCTGAAACCTATCTTTTCGGTGGCCCGACTTCTCCCGACACACCCTGGACTTTTGTCCATGGTAATACCGCCGTGGAGCTTTCGGACTACCTTGACACCTACGATGGCTTAATCACCGATATTGACCTGGGGGACATTTTCCTCTATGCAAGTTCCACCGGTGTTGGGCTTACGGTTACCCAGAATGGTGAGGTTGCTGCACCTATAGCAAAGAGAGGCGCCATTAAGCTGGCTTTTGATAAAGCCATCATTACCAACGACTTTGAGATTGCGGCAATTGTCGACCCCACTACCCCCAATGATTCTCCCAATAGTACATCTACATCAGTTGCTGGCGCCGGTGCAGCGGTATTTGATTATAAGTGGACTGATACTAAAACGGTAGAGATCACCCCCAAGCTGGGTTATATCTGGCCCTATAGCATAGACGGAAGTAAGCCGGTCGTTACATTCACCATAACCAGAGGCCATGCGGTTGACGGTACTGATATTAGGAATGCTGTCGTTGCTCCCGGTACCCTGGAGCAGACCATTTCTTACCCGGTATATACGTTCCAGCGGATCACTCTGGAAAGCATTACGGAAATTACTAGCGTAATCGCCCCCGGTTCCCGCTTCGCCTACCGGGTTGATCAGGGTAAAGGCCTCAAGCTCCATTTCAGCAAGGCTATTTCTACTGCTCCTGCCCAGGTTGCGGTTCAGGTTGGCTCAACTAATGTGGACTATACAATCTCCGGTAATGACTTGAACGTCTATATTGACAGGGAGTTTTCAGTTGCCAGCAACCTTGAGTACACAGTTAGATCTTATCTTGATCCTTATGATGATTGGATCGACAATCCAACACCCGTGGATACGATTGTAACCAACAATGCTCCTGTTCTGCAGCATATTACCCAGTACATCGGCGGCTCTCAAATTACCCTTCCTCCTGATACTACCTATCGGTTTATTGATCCGAGGGCTAATAAGCAAATTATCCTTACCTTTGACGTTCCTCTTACTTCGGGTTCCGCCAAGTTGACCTATAAGAACCAACTGACCGCGCCGCTCGCTACAGTCTCCGATGATGGCCGCCGTTTGATTATTACCTATGATCATCCGCTTGTTTTCGATACAGCGGCAGCAGGGGCAGCTGGCTATCAACTAACGTATACTGCTACAGCTAATGGTATAACCATCGCTCCGGTTACTCTCAACCTGGATACGACCATAGGGAGTTTGGTACCTTCTATCGGCGATGTGACGGAAGACTTTTTTGCCGGAGCGTATACCGTTAGCAGCGGTACGATAACCGCTTCTACTGGAACTACCGAGACTATGACGGTTAATCTTAACGGCGTTCTGGCTGCTACTTTTGGAGCGTTCGAAAAGGATCTGGTAACCTGGTACAGGTCAACCGCCTATGGTGATGGTACCTTCAGGGTTGCTGATTCTGGTCCTTTTACTGTTGTTAAAGGTATAACCACCGGTTCCGTTATTAATACGGTACAACCAGTTGCTACTATTAACGATATAGGTGCCGCCGGGCCTGATGGCTCGCATGGTAATGCTGAAGGTGATATAGTCATTATTGCCTTCCCGCGCGACGATGGGTACGTTCAGATTCTGAGGGCTACGTCCGTGGGTAATACAACGAACTTTACCTACTAA
- a CDS encoding Rpn family recombination-promoting nuclease/putative transposase yields MAIYHAKDNSFKLILGNHELFVEFLRDFISIDLLKDIQPEDIEDLTERFLPLFQNAQDSDMVKRINLKGEAPLFVIAIVEHESQVNYRSSFKLLQYITLVLDSYEKDANRETPGISATRDFRYPPVLPVIFYDGKAPWTAEKNFLNRTALNGLFRKYIPKFEYELVDLNRYTREDILRFNDMLSFIMLIDKIETHDGFRS; encoded by the coding sequence ATGGCCATTTATCACGCCAAGGACAATTCCTTCAAACTCATCCTGGGCAACCACGAACTATTCGTCGAATTTCTGCGGGACTTCATCAGCATCGACCTGCTGAAAGATATCCAGCCTGAGGACATCGAGGACCTCACCGAGCGGTTCCTGCCGCTTTTCCAGAATGCCCAGGACTCAGACATGGTGAAGCGGATCAACCTCAAGGGGGAGGCGCCTCTTTTTGTCATCGCCATAGTAGAGCACGAATCCCAGGTTAATTACCGCTCCAGCTTCAAGCTGCTCCAATACATCACCCTGGTCCTGGACAGCTACGAAAAGGACGCCAACCGGGAAACCCCGGGGATCAGCGCAACCAGGGATTTCCGCTATCCCCCGGTACTCCCGGTGATCTTCTACGACGGCAAAGCGCCATGGACTGCGGAAAAGAACTTTCTGAACCGCACCGCCCTAAATGGCCTGTTCCGCAAGTACATCCCCAAGTTCGAGTACGAGCTGGTGGACCTGAACCGCTATACCCGGGAGGACATCCTCCGGTTTAACGACATGCTCTCCTTCATCATGCTGATTGATAAGATCGAAACCCATGACGGGTTTCGGTCCTGA
- a CDS encoding IS66 family transposase zinc-finger binding domain-containing protein, translating to MPEEDKHCACGHDLRCIGEDTTERLVIIPEQVYVVQYHIKKYACRNCEGSGDESRAAVRSGKTPATLIPGSSNLWFAATPGLLSYVFVKKYADYVPYYRQEAGFKRIGVELSRQDMSNSLRADGGGLNMLAPPAPPLPADGWG from the coding sequence ATTCCTGAAGAAGACAAACACTGTGCGTGCGGGCATGACTTGAGATGTATCGGTGAAGACACAACTGAACGGCTGGTGATAATCCCTGAACAAGTATATGTAGTGCAATATCATATTAAAAAATATGCCTGCCGCAACTGCGAAGGTTCCGGGGATGAAAGCAGGGCGGCAGTACGGAGCGGGAAAACTCCTGCAACACTGATTCCGGGGAGCTCGAACCTCTGGTTCGCTGCAACGCCGGGGCTGTTAAGCTACGTGTTTGTGAAGAAATATGCGGATTATGTTCCGTATTACCGGCAGGAAGCGGGTTTTAAGCGAATTGGGGTGGAATTATCCCGGCAGGACATGAGCAACTCGTTGCGGGCAGACGGAGGCGGACTCAACATGTTAGCCCCCCCAGCGCCTCCCCTCCCCGCCGACGGGTGGGGTTAA
- a CDS encoding Rpn family recombination-promoting nuclease/putative transposase encodes MKSTFLSPLNDYVVKSIFGDQKNIENTEALLKAILVDISPEEFGKLTIVDPFLKRIWRKDKLGILDIRLTTATGKVINVEVQVNRYKSMVKRIIYYLAKLLIEQMKSGFNYEKINQTICVVIVDHILCPEEEHYLNFYDLRNPLTGRPFTDLLKVVIIELPKVPKADDGQPIWPWLKFFKCQTKEELTMLTKTHPEVKPAVNEYAKISWSDRRRMIADFKEKQRRDKYDMLEFAKDEGRDEGIRQNQLQTARNLKAMGIAPDKIAAATSLSLEEVEKL; translated from the coding sequence ATGAAAAGCACTTTTCTATCACCCTTAAACGACTATGTTGTCAAAAGCATCTTCGGGGACCAGAAAAACATCGAGAACACAGAGGCACTTCTTAAAGCGATCCTGGTAGACATCTCCCCGGAAGAGTTCGGTAAACTCACCATCGTGGACCCCTTCCTCAAACGCATCTGGAGGAAGGACAAGCTCGGCATCCTGGATATCCGGCTTACAACCGCCACCGGCAAGGTTATCAATGTAGAGGTGCAGGTCAACCGCTATAAATCCATGGTCAAGCGCATCATTTACTACCTGGCAAAACTGCTGATCGAGCAGATGAAATCCGGCTTTAACTATGAAAAGATCAACCAAACGATCTGCGTGGTCATCGTCGACCACATACTCTGCCCGGAGGAAGAGCATTACCTGAATTTCTACGATTTGCGGAACCCCCTGACCGGGCGGCCGTTTACAGATTTGCTAAAAGTGGTTATAATTGAGTTACCCAAGGTTCCGAAAGCCGACGATGGCCAGCCTATCTGGCCGTGGCTCAAGTTTTTCAAATGCCAAACCAAGGAGGAGCTTACGATGCTGACAAAAACCCACCCGGAAGTAAAACCTGCGGTAAACGAATATGCAAAGATCAGCTGGAGCGACCGGCGCCGGATGATAGCGGACTTCAAGGAAAAGCAGCGCCGGGACAAGTACGACATGCTGGAATTTGCCAAAGATGAGGGCCGTGATGAGGGTATCCGGCAAAACCAGCTCCAAACCGCCCGGAACCTCAAGGCTATGGGGATTGCCCCGGATAAGATTGCCGCCGCTACCAGCCTCTCACTGGAAGAAGTCGAGAAATTGTAG